In one Melopsittacus undulatus isolate bMelUnd1 chromosome 4, bMelUnd1.mat.Z, whole genome shotgun sequence genomic region, the following are encoded:
- the SFRP5 gene encoding secreted frizzled-related protein 5, giving the protein MPRAGGSPGVPGSALLALALCLAGSPGGGQHYDYYGWQPESLPHGRFYGREPQCLDIPPDMQLCRDVGYKRMRLPNLLEHETMAEVKQQASSWVPLLAKQCHTDTQLFLCSLFAPVCLDRPVYPCRSLCEVVRDSCAPVMESYGFPWPEMLHCGKFPSDHELCIAVQFGNSKATPPPVSKICTQCEMEHKADGMMEQMCSSDFVVKMRIKEMTEENGERRLVAAQKKKVLKLGPLKRKDTKKMVLHMKNAGACPCPQLDSLSGSFLVMGRKVGSRLLLLAVYPWQKHNKEMKFAVKFMFSYPCPLYHPLLYGAGQH; this is encoded by the exons ATGCCGCGGGCAGGCGGCTCCCCGGGGGTACCGGGCTCGGCGCTGCTGGCGCTGGCGCTGTGCCTGGCAGGGTCCCCGGGCGGCGGGCAGCACTACGACTACTACGGCTGGCAGCCCGAGAGCCTGCCCCACGGGCGCTTCTACGGGCGGGAGCCGCAGTGCCTCGATATCCCGCCCGACATGCAGCTCTGCCGCGACGTGGGCTACAAGCGCATGCGGCTGCCCAACCTGCTGGAGCATGAGACCATGGCTGAGGTCAAGCAACAGGCCAGCAGCTGGGTGCCCCTGCTCGCCAAGCAGTGCCACACCGACACccagctcttcctctgctccctcttCGCCCCTGTCTGCCTCGACCGGCCCGTCTACCCCTGCCGCTCCCTCTGTGAGGTGGTGCGTGACTCCTGTGCCCCTGTCATGGAGTCTTATGGCTTTCCCTGGCCTGAgatgctgcactgtggcaagtTCCCCTCCGACCATGAGCTCTGCATTGCCGTCCAGTTTGGGAACAGCAAGGCCACCCCACCACCAG TGTCCAAGATCTGCACCCAGTGTGAGATGGAGCACAAGGCAGATGGCATGATGGAGCAGATGTGCTCCAGTGACTTTG TGGTAAAGATGCGCATTAAGGAGATGACAGAGGAGAACGGGGAGCGGCGGCTGGTGGCTGCCCAGAAGAAGAAGGTGCTGAAGCTGGGTCCGCTCAAGCGCAAGGACACCAAGAAGATGGTGCTGCACATGAAGAACGCGGGCGCCTGCCCCTGCCCACAGCTCGACAGCCTCAGCGGCAGCTTCCTGGTGATGGGCCGCAAGGTGGGCAGCCGCCTGCTCCTCCTCGCCGTCTACCCCTGGCAGAAGCACAACAAGGAGATGAAATTCGCCGTCAAGTTCATGTTCTCCTACCCGTGCCCCCTCTACCACCCcctgctctatggggctgggcagcACTAG
- the ZFYVE27 gene encoding protrudin isoform X1 yields MQAVERDGAAGSPEGAAAAGDAPLELPSPPPKAAAAAFDLLELVRSYRRLELYLEPLRDAAEGVRSLLRWQRPLCSLLVCLGLNFLLLTLGKAAWYSVLALLVVVPAVLGYLQETCRAQPSEPELVRRRYHSVRREDLRKVQLSKQEAIAQVKSFLIQLEGFLSGMCCSCEAVYRVLHWENPTVSSQFYGALLGTVCVLYLLPLCWVLAILNSTLFLGNTQFYQVILQLRASIEQCVGAKPLEIIPEPVEPLPAAAPLDRTPTPTSTEDLTPGSVEEAEEAEPDEEFKDAIEEDDESSQCSADFDLSLPDNGFMSKNEVIRSKVSRLTERLRKRYPSNNFGSCTGCGATFSVLKKRRSCSNCGNSFCSRCCSFKVPKAVMGATAPEAQRETVFVCALCNQVLIK; encoded by the exons ATGCAGGCGGTGGAGCGGGACGGGGCGGCCGGCAGCCCCGagggggcggcggcggccggggaTGCGCCGCTGGAGCTGCCGTCACCGCCGCCCAAGGCCGCAGCCGCTGCTTTCGacctgctggagctggtgcGGAGCTACCGGCGGTTGGAGCTGTACCTGGAGCCGCTGCGGGACGCCGCCGAGGGCGTGCGCTCCCTCCTCCG GTGGCAGCGGCCCTTGTGCTCCCTCCTCGTCTGCCTCGGCCTCAACTTCCTCCTGCTGACCCTGGGCAAAG CTGCCTGGTACTCGGTGCTCGcgctgctggtggtggtgccGGCGGTGCTGGGCTACCTGCAGGAGACGTGCCGGGCCCAGCCCTCGGAGCCGGAGCTGGTGCGCAGGAGGTACCACAGCGTGCGGCGGGAGGACCTGCGCAAGGTGCAGCTCTCAAAGCAGGAGGCCATCGCCCAGGTCAAGAGCTT CCTAATCCAGCTGGAGGGGTTCCTGAGCGGGATGTGCTGCAGCTGCGAGGCAGTGTACCGTGTACTTCACTGGGAGAACCCCACTGTCTCTTCCCA ATTTTATGGGGCACTGCTGGGCACTGTCTGTGTCCTTTAcctgctgcccctctgctgggTCCTGGCCATCCTCAATAGCACCCTTTTCCTGGGCAACACCCAGTTCTACCAAG TGATACTGCAGCTCAGGGCCTCAATTGAGCAGTGTGTGGGAGCCAAACCCCTCGAGATCATTCCAGAGCCTGTTgagcccctgcctgctgctgcccccctgGACCGGACCCCCACACCCACCAGCACAGAG GACCTTACCCCTGGCAGtgtggaggaggcagaggaggcagaGCCTGATGAAGAGTTCAAAGATGCTATTGAG gagGATGATGAGAGCTCTCAGTGCTCAGCAGATTTTGACCTCAGCCTCCCAGACAACGGTTTTATGAGCAAAAACGAGGTGATCCGCAGCAAAGTGTCTCGCCTCACCGAGCGCCTGCGCAAGcgctaccccagcaacaactTTG GGAGCTGCACTGGCTGTGGAGCCACCTTCTCTGTGCTCAAGAAGAGG CGGAGCTGCAGTAACTgtgggaacagcttctgctccaGGTGTTGTTCCTTCAAAGTTCCCAAGGCTGTGATGGGAGCCACAG cCCCAGAGGCTCAGAGGGAGACTGTGTTCGTGTGTGCTCTGTGCAACCAGGTGCTCATCAAGTGA
- the ZFYVE27 gene encoding protrudin isoform X2, with amino-acid sequence MRRWSCRHRRPRPQPLLSTCWSWCGATGGWSCTWSRCGTPPRACAPSSGRWQRPLCSLLVCLGLNFLLLTLGKAAWYSVLALLVVVPAVLGYLQETCRAQPSEPELVRRRYHSVRREDLRKVQLSKQEAIAQVKSFLIQLEGFLSGMCCSCEAVYRVLHWENPTVSSQFYGALLGTVCVLYLLPLCWVLAILNSTLFLGNTQFYQVILQLRASIEQCVGAKPLEIIPEPVEPLPAAAPLDRTPTPTSTEDLTPGSVEEAEEAEPDEEFKDAIEEDDESSQCSADFDLSLPDNGFMSKNEVIRSKVSRLTERLRKRYPSNNFGSCTGCGATFSVLKKRRSCSNCGNSFCSRCCSFKVPKAVMGATAPEAQRETVFVCALCNQVLIK; translated from the exons aTGCGCCGCTGGAGCTGCCGTCACCGCCGCCCAAGGCCGCAGCCGCTGCTTTCGacctgctggagctggtgcGGAGCTACCGGCGGTTGGAGCTGTACCTGGAGCCGCTGCGGGACGCCGCCGAGGGCGTGCGCTCCCTCCTCCGGTAG GTGGCAGCGGCCCTTGTGCTCCCTCCTCGTCTGCCTCGGCCTCAACTTCCTCCTGCTGACCCTGGGCAAAG CTGCCTGGTACTCGGTGCTCGcgctgctggtggtggtgccGGCGGTGCTGGGCTACCTGCAGGAGACGTGCCGGGCCCAGCCCTCGGAGCCGGAGCTGGTGCGCAGGAGGTACCACAGCGTGCGGCGGGAGGACCTGCGCAAGGTGCAGCTCTCAAAGCAGGAGGCCATCGCCCAGGTCAAGAGCTT CCTAATCCAGCTGGAGGGGTTCCTGAGCGGGATGTGCTGCAGCTGCGAGGCAGTGTACCGTGTACTTCACTGGGAGAACCCCACTGTCTCTTCCCA ATTTTATGGGGCACTGCTGGGCACTGTCTGTGTCCTTTAcctgctgcccctctgctgggTCCTGGCCATCCTCAATAGCACCCTTTTCCTGGGCAACACCCAGTTCTACCAAG TGATACTGCAGCTCAGGGCCTCAATTGAGCAGTGTGTGGGAGCCAAACCCCTCGAGATCATTCCAGAGCCTGTTgagcccctgcctgctgctgcccccctgGACCGGACCCCCACACCCACCAGCACAGAG GACCTTACCCCTGGCAGtgtggaggaggcagaggaggcagaGCCTGATGAAGAGTTCAAAGATGCTATTGAG gagGATGATGAGAGCTCTCAGTGCTCAGCAGATTTTGACCTCAGCCTCCCAGACAACGGTTTTATGAGCAAAAACGAGGTGATCCGCAGCAAAGTGTCTCGCCTCACCGAGCGCCTGCGCAAGcgctaccccagcaacaactTTG GGAGCTGCACTGGCTGTGGAGCCACCTTCTCTGTGCTCAAGAAGAGG CGGAGCTGCAGTAACTgtgggaacagcttctgctccaGGTGTTGTTCCTTCAAAGTTCCCAAGGCTGTGATGGGAGCCACAG cCCCAGAGGCTCAGAGGGAGACTGTGTTCGTGTGTGCTCTGTGCAACCAGGTGCTCATCAAGTGA